From Populus alba chromosome 16, ASM523922v2, whole genome shotgun sequence:
tattaaaaaattatcattgaaaATATAACCATAAACTCtcttattgttaaaaaatcatgGTTGTGCTTTTTaatcttcaaaactcaattttcataCTATTTTGATCGGAAAAAAACACCTAAAGCATCCTAAAAACCAACCTAAATTATTTAATACTCTTCATATGTATCAATCTACCTTGTTTGGCATGGTTGATGAATAAAACCACCATCATTAAACTCTCCCTCTCTAAGAAAAACCGATTAACATTGAGATTGGACTCCATTGTGGTTGAAATATGAGTGACTAgattctttctctctcctttttattttatgtctcatcttttaaaatcaagggattgaaaaagtaaagaaattgagttttaaggacaaatgcaaaaaaacttaaacacattcaatcaaattgaaaaaaaaaaaacttcaaggatcaaaataaaaatttgagagcCACCATTCCCTACAATATCATCCACATGTAATTATGTATAAGCaacaattttattgttataaaacGCCCAAATCTATTAGtctttcttataattattgCTATAGTTATAGTTAaagtttataatataatataatataataattataattataattatcatataataataataataataataataataataataaaaagttttatttaagaGAAGATCCCGGGCTTGGTTACAGAATTTTATTTGGGCTTTCTTCACTAGTGAGCCCAAGCCCAATAATAGCAGAAAGGGACAGTTTGGTCAATAAAATTTACAACGgctcttccaagaaaaaaaaaaagtggccgTTGAGCTTTCCAAaatgtaatttgaaaaaactcctcatctctctctatttatattatctatCTTCGAAAGATCACACTCATTTGCCATTCATTAATTCTAAGCAGCACCAGTTTCGTTTCATAATTCACGATCAATCGCTCTCACAAGATCAACaacaaatctctctctctctcttattttctttgttattattttttaaattttttgctgGGTTTCTTTAATCTTAACCTCTGTTTTTGCAAAgtgtttctttcttatttttcttttattcgttcttgttttatttttatttttgatattgacGTGATGGATGCAGGATCTTTGAACTCTTCTTCATACTTGAAATCACAATCCCGGTTCCCCCTCCAAGAACAGTTTCTTCATAGAAAGAATTCTAAAGATAACGTAAgatacttcaatttttttccattttaatttctttttttctagttataaTCTCTTGATCAGGAATCAATTCTTCTTGaccaaaacaagaaagaaaaaatcgaattgtgttatatttatatcttcttGTAAATTAGtccttttattagttttttataacaattgaattttttttttccgaaaaTATTCTTCATTGCTATTGAAATTCTCCAATTTCACCCACTGCAAACtgaaataaaagtttatttttaaaggttAAAGACTaacatatgaatttttttacaagtggtctaaattaaaaaattatgaaaaaaatcggagactaaattataatttgatcaattttgaaTTGGGTTCTTACAAAATTCATGCTTGTAACAGTTGGATAGATTTATACCAAACCGATCAGCCATGGACTTAGATTATGCCCATTACATGCTAACACagggaagaaaaggaggaaaagaGAACCCAACAGCTACAGTCAACTCACCATCAAGAGAGGCATACAGGAAGCAACTTGCAGAAGCCTTGAACCTGAACCGAACTCGAATTCTAGCCTTCAAGAACAAGCCTCCTACACCTGTTGAACTTATCCCTCAAGACCACTTATCCTCCTCTCTTCACTACCAGGCCAAGCCCGCCAAGCCCCGGAGATACATTCCTCAGACGTCAGAGAGGACATTGGATGCACCTGATCTTGTGGATGATTTCTACCTTAACTTACTGGATTGGGGCAGCAAGAATGTTCTAGCCATAGCTCTCGAAAACACAGTGTACTTGTGGGATGCTTCAAATGGTTCTACCTCAGAATTGGTTACAGTTGGTGATGAAGACGGGCCTGTCACTAGTGTCAATTGGGCTCCTGATGGACTCCACCTTGCCATTGGCTTGAATAATTCTAATGTACAGTTATGGGATTCTGCTTCCTGTAAACAGGTACCTATTCTTTTTCCGATGTTGCCTTGTCTACTTCTAAGGTTTTCTCCTTTCATTGCTTGCTTACCTAATTTGTTTCATGATGTTGTCAGCTAAGAGCCTTGAGAGGTTGTCACAGGTCGAGAGTTGGGTCAATGGCATGGAACAATCACATCCTGACAACTGGAGGAATGGAtggtaaaataattaacaatgatGTGAGAATTAGATCACACATTGTTGAGACTTACAGAGGGCATCAACAAGAGGTTTGTGGGCTTAAATGGTCAGCTTCAGGCCAGCAATTAGCAAGTGGAGGGAATGATAATATAATTCATATATGGGATAGATCTGTGGCATCATCAAACTCAGCCACACAATGGTTTCACAGGCTCGAGGAGCATACTTCTGCAGTGAAAGCTCTTGCTTGGTGTCCTTTCCAAGGGAATTTGCTAGCCTCTGGAGGCGGTGGAGGAGATAGGAGTATTAAGTTTTGGAATACACACACAGGTGCATGCTTGAATTCCATAGACACTGGGTCTCAAGTTTGTGCTCTGCTGTGGAACAAGAATGAGAGGGAACTGCTTAGCTCTCATGGGTTTACTCAAAATCAACTCGTCCTTTGGAAATATCCATCAATGCTGAAAATGGCTGAGCTCACTGGCCATACTTCTAGAGTCCTTTATATGGCTCAGGTAATAATTTAaggattgaaaattaattttgttaatctCTCTTGACTTCCTGTGTTTtaactgtctttttttttttttttctctagagtCCGGATGGCTGTACAGTGGCAACCGCAGCAGGGGATGAAACACTGAGATTCTGGAACGTTTTTGGCGTTCCAGAAGTGGCTAAAAAAGCTGCTCCGAAAGCAAATCCTGAGCCATTTTCTCGCTTCAATCGCATCCGCTGATGccaaaaatgaaaacaacaaaactagTTGCATATGTTTGGGCCCCAACAACAGCCAAGGTAGATTTTCTCTCTAATTTGTTCGTTAAATGTCGCTATTTCCTGAGTTGGTTTTGTTGTTGGGTCAATGGGGGAAACAAACTGATGTCTTTCTATCATCATGTACTTTCTTCTGGTGAAATTATCAGAAATGCAATCTGTCAGTGTGTGTTATGGATGCTTGTTCTTATCTTATGCTTTCAAATTGGATTTTGGGGAGcggataaaaaatattcaggtgAGAAATTTACCTCTGCTTTCTTTCTTGCTCGCTTTTTTTTTCTCGCCAATGAATGAAAAACCTATGCTGTACATATCTTGTTCGGTCATGAAATTTGTGATGTGTGGGTTAGGTGGCGGGCGCAACTTGATTGAGCTACATATCTTTGAGCAAGCTTGGCATCACGAATGAAACAGCGCTTGCGGATTGAAGGGTGGTCGACACACAACACAAGTTGCTGGTTTGTTCAGATTTCTCGAGTTCTTGAGTTTCTGCggtaacttttttgttttttttttttttgttttttgttgcattaGAACAAAATGAG
This genomic window contains:
- the LOC118037500 gene encoding cell division cycle 20.2, cofactor of APC complex isoform X1 — translated: MDAGSLNSSSYLKSQSRFPLQEQFLHRKNSKDNLDRFIPNRSAMDLDYAHYMLTQGRKGGKENPTATVNSPSREAYRKQLAEALNLNRTRILAFKNKPPTPVELIPQDHLSSSLHYQAKPAKPRRYIPQTSERTLDAPDLVDDFYLNLLDWGSKNVLAIALENTVYLWDASNGSTSELVTVGDEDGPVTSVNWAPDGLHLAIGLNNSNVQLWDSASCKQLRALRGCHRSRVGSMAWNNHILTTGGMDGKIINNDVRIRSHIVETYRGHQQEVCGLKWSASGQQLASGGNDNIIHIWDRSVASSNSATQWFHRLEEHTSAVKALAWCPFQGNLLASGGGGGDRSIKFWNTHTGACLNSIDTGSQVCALLWNKNERELLSSHGFTQNQLVLWKYPSMLKMAELTGHTSRVLYMAQSPDGCTVATAAGDETLRFWNVFGVPEVAKKAAPKANPEPFSRFNRIR
- the LOC118037500 gene encoding cell division cycle 20.1, cofactor of APC complex isoform X2, giving the protein MDAGSLNSSSYLKSQSRFPLQEQFLHRKNSKDNGRKGGKENPTATVNSPSREAYRKQLAEALNLNRTRILAFKNKPPTPVELIPQDHLSSSLHYQAKPAKPRRYIPQTSERTLDAPDLVDDFYLNLLDWGSKNVLAIALENTVYLWDASNGSTSELVTVGDEDGPVTSVNWAPDGLHLAIGLNNSNVQLWDSASCKQLRALRGCHRSRVGSMAWNNHILTTGGMDGKIINNDVRIRSHIVETYRGHQQEVCGLKWSASGQQLASGGNDNIIHIWDRSVASSNSATQWFHRLEEHTSAVKALAWCPFQGNLLASGGGGGDRSIKFWNTHTGACLNSIDTGSQVCALLWNKNERELLSSHGFTQNQLVLWKYPSMLKMAELTGHTSRVLYMAQSPDGCTVATAAGDETLRFWNVFGVPEVAKKAAPKANPEPFSRFNRIR